One window from the genome of Paramisgurnus dabryanus chromosome 24, PD_genome_1.1, whole genome shotgun sequence encodes:
- the baiap2l2b gene encoding BAR/IMD domain-containing adapter protein 2-like 2: protein MAAANSDILHRSTLSVYNNLVDEFNPGLQKLVILGNSYMKAFQALAQTSEAYFSFLAKMGEQALNTLSSKSLGDVLIQISETQRKLTAEVEGVFCWFHVEVLQAMDKNVKLDEEYIEGSRRVYELEVRNQAAVLERQLRRGAFRDSLEGSEYMQYLRQSQQEILKEEERRYRFLAEKHCGLTQSLLFLINKTGVSLQQRADGWKERVSETRSSRPRTPTPSDQVSQLRSSLGSFLQTGDRAMSHEPLGRVPSRAPSPLPSRSRSSSVGESLGLGGGRSMRAIASHPPSSNPVLLPFSRGDMLTVLIPEPRNGWLYGRHDSSLRQGWFPSAYVAATDDFLPLGSSGASHKSHSMNNLLEPTSQSETSEVKSNSDITTMRKASVDLRPVSPLPNNEVKTNQKTYNEIPTPAAPQRRASTDIRPISPLPDRRAESHFESKVEHKSYELSPPAPPLPNSPLPERKVESSTERPAAHIQPQEHPLFPRGSNPFATVKLRPTVTNDRSSPRIH, encoded by the exons CCCTGGCTCAGACGAGTGAGGCCTACTTCAGTTTTCTTGCTAAGATGGGCGAGCAAGCGCTCAACACTTTATCATCCAAATCGCTCG GTGATGTGCTGATTCAGATATCAGAGACCCAGCGCAAGCTGACAGCTGAGGTGGAGGGTGTG ttttgtTGGTTCCATGTGGAGGTTCTGCAGGCAATGGACAAGAATGTGAAGCTGGATGAGGAGTACATTGAG ggaaGCCGTAGAGTCTATGAACTGGAGGTAAGAAATCAGGCTGCAGTTCTGGAGAGGCAGCTGAGACGTGGAGCATTCAGAGACTCGCTG GAGGGTAGCGAGTACATGCAATACCTGAGACAAAGCCAGCAGGAAATTCTTAAAGAGGAAGAGAGAAGGTATCGTTTCCTGGCCGAGAAACACTGCGGACTCACACAGTCTCTACTGTTTCTTATCAACAAG ACAGGGGTATCTCTACAGCAGAGAGCCGATGGCTGGAAAGAGAGAGTCAGCGAGACCAGAAGCTCCAGACCTCGAACGCCCACTCCGTCAGATCAAGTGTCTCAG TTAAGGAGTTCTTTAGGCTCTTTTCTTCAGACTGGAGATCGAGCAATGTCGCATGAGCCGCTTGGCAGAGTTCCCTCTAGAG CCCCGTCTCCTCTGCCCAGCCGGTCTCGCTCCAGCtctgtgggtgagtctttgggtCTGGGTGGTGGCCGCTCCATGAGGGCCATAGCATCTCATCCTCCTTCATCAAATCCAGTCCTGCTGCCGTTTTCCCGTGGCGACATGCTGACTGTACTCATACCAGAACCCAGGAATGGCTGGCTGTACGGACGTCATGACTCGAGCCTTCG TCAAGGCTGGTTTCCTTCTGCCTACGTGGCTGCCACTGATGATTTTTTACCTTTGGGTTCAAG TGGGGCGTCGCACAAAAGCCACAGCATGAACAACCTCCTGGAGCCAACCAGCCAATCAGAAACTTCAGAAGTTAAAAGCAATAGCGACATCACGACTATGCGTAAAGCTTCGGTTGATCTGCGTCCGGTCTCTCCACTGCCCAACAACGAAGTAAAAACCAATCAGAAGACCTACAATGAGATACCGACCCCGGCCGCGCCGCAACGACGCGCATCGACTGACATTCGCCCAATATCGCCACTCCCCGACAGGAGGGCAGAGTCTCATTTTGAAAGCAAAGTTGAGCATAAAAGTTATGAACTCTCGCCTCCAGCCCCGCCCCTTCCAAATTCCCCTTTACCCGAGCGAAAGGTGGAATCAAGCACTGAG AGGCCAGCAGCTCATATACAACCACAAGAGCATCCACTTTTTCCCAG AGGATCGAATCCCTTTGCCACCGTGAAGCTCCGCCCCACAGTCACCAATGACAGATCCTCACCACGGATTCACTGA